The DNA segment CACAGTGAAACGTCATTGGCCGCGCTTACACAATCTTCGCTGTACGCCGTGATCTATAATGAAGTAACCGGTTTTTCACCGTCCATTGCCCGACAGCGGTTTGACGAATTCGCGCATAAAATCATTCAACCTTCCAATCCAAGGATAAAACAAAGCCTCGCACCACATGCACCGTATTCGGTATCGGCCGATCTATTTAGGCTGGTAGGTGATTTTACAAAAATCCATCGCCTTCATTCAACCGTTCATCTTGCCGAATCCATTGACGAGAGTGAATTTTTGCGCTACGGGACGGGGAAGATGAAAACTATGATTGAAAAAATCGGGAAATGGGATCCCGCCTGGCCCGTACCGAATGCCTCGCCCGTACGCTATCTCGATCAACTCGGATTTCTGAATGAACGTTTGCTCGCGGTTCACGTCGTACATGTCAGCGATGCCGACGTCGAAATCTTACGTCAAAAAAATGTCTCGGTTTGCACCTGTCCGCGAAGCAATATCAAAATCAATGTGGGCGGTACTGCACCCATACAAAAAATGATCAACGCCGGCATCAACGTCTGTATCGGCACGGACAGTCTTGCGAGCAACGACGACCTGAATATGTGGAATGAAATGCGATCACTCCGATCAATTCATCCTGAAATCGACGCCGGCACCATTCTCACTATGGCCACGATCAATGGTGCGCATGCATTGGGTCTGAATGATCGCATTGGATCCATTGAAATTGGCAAAGACAACTCGCTCATCGCAGTGACCGGTTCCGACAACATTGAGTCGCCTGAAAACTTTCTCCTCTCGGACTATGCAAAATTTAAAAATATCGCTCGATTGAAAAGTTGAAAACGGATTTGATAACAGATTGTTCATTATGACCTGAATTGTCGATTGACTGGTTGCCTTTTTATTGTTACTTTATCATTAACACTCAACAAACTGTCCCGAAACTTTTCTAACCTTAATTTATTTTGACCTATGATGATTGTTGTCATGGAGAAAAACGCCTCCGTTCAAAATATCAGCAATGTTCTCCAAATCGTTGAAGAATGCGGATTTACACCTCACGTCTCAAAAGGCGAAGAACGTACTGTGATCGGTGTCATGGGCGACGAACGAGGAATGATTACCGAAAAAGTTCAAACGCTGAAAGGTGTTGAGAAAGTCATCCCTACGTCGAAGCCCTATAAATTGGTCAGTCGCGAATGGAAGCAGGAAAATACGGTTATAAATGTGAGAGGCGTTGCCATCGGCGGATCTAAACTCACCCTCATTGCGGGTCCGTGCAGCGTGGAAAACGAAGAACAGATACTTGAAATTGCTTCGACGGTTAAAGAAGCCGGTTGTCACATTCTGCGCGGCGGCGCCTTCAAACCCCGTACGTCGCCATACAGTTTTCAGGGTCTGGGCGAACAAGGACTCGAACTGCTGGCGCTCGCCCGGGAAAAAACCGGGTTACCGATCATTACGGAAGTGGTCAATCCCAACCAGGTCGAACTCGTCGCACAATACGCCGACATTTTGCAAATCGGCGCGCGCAATTCACAAAACTTCGCCTTGCTGCAGGAAGTTGGCAAAATCAATAAACCGGTGATGCTGAAGCGCGGCATGATGTCCAATCTTGAAGAATACCTGATGTGTGCGGAATATATTATGGCCAATGGCAATTATGACGTCATTTTGTGCGAACGCGGTATCCGTACGTTTGAAACGTACACCAGAAATACCATGGATATTTCGGCCATTCCGCTGATCAAACAATTGTCTCACCTTCCGGTATTTGCCGATCCGAGCCACGCCACGGGTAAGCGTTCGCTGGTGCCGCCGGTTGCCAAAGCCGCCGTCGCCGCCGGCGCCGACGGATTGATGATCGAAGTGCACCATCATCCTGAAAACGCTTTGTCCGACGGCGCGCAAGCGATTCTTCCGGACGAACTCTACAAACTGATCCGCGATATCAGGGCGTTATCCGATGCTATCGGGCATTAAGTTTCTTTAAAATCTTTATCAGGAATGCGTATGGGAAAAAAAATTTCGAAATCACATTCCGGGTTTAATCCATGACGCGCGATTTGACTGAAATTCAATTGAATTCTGAAATCATGGCCGACGGGCTTTTACTCAAAGCCTGGCGCGATGAAGTGCGTTTGCCCAATGGTAAAACGGCCGTTCGCGAATATATCCGCCATCCCGGAGCCGTCGTCATGATCCCGGTATTCCCTAACGGCGACACTATCATGGTCCGGCAATTCCGTTATCCGCTCCGACAAGCGTTCATTGAGCTTCCCGCCGGC comes from the bacterium genome and includes:
- a CDS encoding amidohydrolase family protein, yielding MKIYSANWVLPIVTPPIKNGSVVIDNDRIKALGPREKILKQFHGVSIADFQDGVILPGLVNAHTHLELSVMKNVIADGKDFGDWVYDAITKRFDFTPEMIQQACINAVHELENAGTVAVGDIANHSETSLAALTQSSLYAVIYNEVTGFSPSIARQRFDEFAHKIIQPSNPRIKQSLAPHAPYSVSADLFRLVGDFTKIHRLHSTVHLAESIDESEFLRYGTGKMKTMIEKIGKWDPAWPVPNASPVRYLDQLGFLNERLLAVHVVHVSDADVEILRQKNVSVCTCPRSNIKINVGGTAPIQKMINAGINVCIGTDSLASNDDLNMWNEMRSLRSIHPEIDAGTILTMATINGAHALGLNDRIGSIEIGKDNSLIAVTGSDNIESPENFLLSDYAKFKNIARLKS
- the aroF gene encoding 3-deoxy-7-phosphoheptulonate synthase, translating into MIVVMEKNASVQNISNVLQIVEECGFTPHVSKGEERTVIGVMGDERGMITEKVQTLKGVEKVIPTSKPYKLVSREWKQENTVINVRGVAIGGSKLTLIAGPCSVENEEQILEIASTVKEAGCHILRGGAFKPRTSPYSFQGLGEQGLELLALAREKTGLPIITEVVNPNQVELVAQYADILQIGARNSQNFALLQEVGKINKPVMLKRGMMSNLEEYLMCAEYIMANGNYDVILCERGIRTFETYTRNTMDISAIPLIKQLSHLPVFADPSHATGKRSLVPPVAKAAVAAGADGLMIEVHHHPENALSDGAQAILPDELYKLIRDIRALSDAIGH